The Aquisalimonas asiatica genome has a window encoding:
- a CDS encoding heavy metal translocating P-type ATPase, with the protein MTMEAKLVVPGMGSDHCAGIVRASLERLDAVESVSTNIANHRVVVRYDTSAADADALRSAVEGAGYDVARVDAGGEGTTIKLVVPGMGSDHCAGIVRASIERLEGIDGIRTNIADHRVTITTAANGPDGEALRAAVEGAGYDVAAVETEGEDEHADDAAIDEAYVKQAWRRLWIAMIPTAAIMVLMMPHMFWQPIPGYLLIVAVLAFPVVFLAGGAATHRSAWRSLKSGHLNMDVLISMGSLPPYFIGLVGFVYPMTSFMEMAATIMAFHMLGRYLEHRAKGQASSAIRKLLDMGAKTARVERDGEEAEVPVKELRAGDVMIVRPGEKVPTDGEVVEGESTVDESIATGESVPVGKGVGATVLGATINQQGLLKVRATRVGKDTFLSQVIRLVEEAQGSRVPVQELADRITARFVPAVLIIAALSFLVWLAFSGALEPILLWGEGFLPWVDATQPPIVLAILAAIAVLVIACPCALGLATPTALMVGSGMGAERGVLIRSGAAIQSLKDIKAIVLDKTGTITRGEPALTNALPAEGVTEEQVLAAAAAVEAGSAHPLADAIVQGAKERGLEVGKVTGFQSHTARGVEAQLNGERVFVGSRRLLTEHGMDVTALEEQLAELEHAGKTAMLVAIGDRPAGIVAVADTIKDDSAAAIAELRRLGIACVMVTGDNERTARAVAREVGLDEVQAGVLPEGKVDAIRELQQRYGEHVAMVGDGINDAPALKQANVGIAIGAGADVAIEAADVTLVSGELTKVVEAVELSRLTFRKIVQNMFWAWGYNVAAIPIAAIGLLHPMIGVIAMTASSLSVIGNSVLLKRARLGGKNT; encoded by the coding sequence ATGACAATGGAAGCCAAACTGGTCGTCCCCGGCATGGGCTCGGACCACTGCGCCGGAATCGTACGAGCCTCACTGGAACGCCTGGACGCCGTGGAGTCGGTGAGCACCAACATCGCCAACCACCGGGTGGTCGTGCGCTACGACACCAGTGCCGCCGATGCCGACGCGCTCCGTAGCGCCGTGGAGGGCGCCGGCTACGATGTGGCGCGGGTGGACGCCGGTGGCGAGGGCACCACCATCAAGCTCGTGGTCCCGGGCATGGGCTCGGACCACTGCGCGGGCATCGTGCGCGCCTCCATCGAGCGCCTGGAGGGCATCGACGGCATCCGCACCAACATCGCGGACCACCGCGTCACCATCACCACCGCTGCCAACGGGCCCGACGGCGAGGCACTGCGCGCCGCCGTGGAAGGTGCCGGCTACGATGTCGCCGCCGTCGAGACCGAAGGAGAGGACGAGCACGCCGACGACGCCGCCATCGACGAGGCGTACGTGAAGCAGGCCTGGCGGCGGCTGTGGATTGCCATGATCCCGACCGCGGCGATCATGGTGCTGATGATGCCCCACATGTTCTGGCAGCCGATTCCGGGGTATCTCCTCATCGTCGCCGTGCTGGCCTTCCCGGTGGTCTTCCTCGCCGGCGGGGCGGCCACCCACCGCTCGGCGTGGCGGTCGCTCAAGTCCGGGCACCTGAACATGGACGTGCTCATCTCCATGGGCAGTCTGCCGCCCTATTTCATCGGCCTGGTGGGCTTCGTCTACCCCATGACCTCGTTCATGGAGATGGCGGCCACCATCATGGCCTTCCACATGCTCGGGCGCTATCTGGAGCACCGCGCCAAGGGCCAGGCCTCGTCGGCCATCCGCAAGCTGCTGGACATGGGCGCGAAGACGGCCCGTGTGGAGCGCGACGGCGAGGAAGCGGAGGTCCCGGTCAAGGAACTGCGCGCCGGCGACGTGATGATCGTGCGCCCCGGCGAGAAGGTGCCCACCGACGGCGAGGTGGTCGAGGGCGAGAGCACCGTGGACGAGTCCATCGCCACGGGCGAGTCCGTGCCTGTGGGAAAGGGGGTGGGCGCCACCGTGCTGGGCGCAACCATCAACCAGCAGGGGCTGCTCAAGGTCCGCGCCACCCGCGTGGGCAAGGACACCTTCCTCTCGCAGGTGATCCGGCTGGTGGAAGAGGCCCAGGGTTCGCGGGTGCCGGTGCAGGAGCTCGCGGACCGTATCACCGCCCGGTTCGTACCGGCGGTGCTGATTATCGCGGCGCTGTCCTTCCTCGTCTGGCTCGCCTTCAGCGGCGCGCTTGAGCCCATCCTGCTCTGGGGCGAGGGCTTCCTGCCCTGGGTGGACGCCACCCAGCCGCCCATCGTCCTGGCGATCCTTGCCGCCATCGCGGTGCTGGTCATCGCCTGCCCCTGTGCCCTGGGGCTGGCCACGCCCACGGCGCTGATGGTGGGCTCGGGCATGGGCGCCGAGCGCGGCGTGCTGATCCGCTCCGGCGCGGCGATCCAGAGCCTCAAGGACATCAAGGCCATCGTGCTCGACAAGACCGGCACCATCACCCGCGGCGAGCCGGCCCTGACCAATGCCCTGCCCGCCGAGGGGGTCACGGAGGAGCAGGTACTGGCGGCGGCTGCGGCCGTGGAAGCCGGCTCCGCCCACCCACTGGCCGATGCCATCGTCCAGGGCGCAAAAGAGCGTGGGCTGGAGGTGGGCAAGGTCACCGGGTTCCAGTCCCACACCGCCCGCGGCGTGGAGGCCCAGCTCAACGGCGAACGCGTGTTCGTGGGCAGCCGCCGGCTGCTGACCGAGCACGGCATGGACGTCACTGCCCTGGAAGAGCAGCTCGCCGAACTCGAGCACGCGGGCAAGACGGCCATGCTGGTGGCCATCGGTGACCGGCCCGCCGGCATCGTGGCGGTAGCCGACACCATCAAGGACGACTCCGCGGCGGCCATCGCGGAACTCCGCCGCCTCGGCATCGCTTGCGTCATGGTCACCGGCGACAACGAGCGCACCGCCCGGGCCGTGGCCCGGGAAGTGGGGCTCGACGAGGTCCAGGCCGGCGTGCTGCCCGAAGGCAAGGTGGATGCCATCCGCGAACTCCAGCAGCGCTACGGCGAGCACGTGGCCATGGTGGGTGACGGCATCAACGACGCCCCGGCACTCAAGCAGGCCAACGTGGGGATTGCCATCGGCGCTGGGGCCGACGTGGCCATCGAGGCGGCGGACGTCACGCTGGTCAGCGGCGAACTCACCAAGGTGGTGGAAGCCGTGGAGCTCTCACGGCTGACCTTCCGCAAGATCGTACAGAACATGTTCTGGGCCTGGGGCTACAACGTGGCCGCCATTCCCATCGCGGCCATCGGCCTGCTCCACCCCATGATCGGCGTCATCGCCATGACGGCGAGTTCGCTGTCCGTGATCGGCAACTCCGTGCTGCTCAAGCGCGCACGGCTAGGCGGCAAGAACACCTGA
- a CDS encoding DUF411 domain-containing protein yields MNHNTLRRLAVTAALMLPGAALATTATVHKTPTCGCCDGYVEYLESQGFDVEVVDHDSMNPIFEDLGIDRTMASCHTVEVGPYTVIGHMPVEVIEQLLDERPAIRGITLPGMPVGSPGMPGEQQEPWTIYRITADAKEPEVWGQY; encoded by the coding sequence ATGAACCACAACACCCTGCGACGCCTGGCCGTAACAGCCGCCCTGATGCTGCCCGGCGCCGCCCTGGCCACCACGGCCACGGTGCACAAGACGCCCACCTGCGGCTGCTGCGATGGCTACGTGGAATACCTGGAGAGCCAGGGATTCGATGTGGAGGTCGTGGATCACGACAGCATGAACCCGATCTTCGAGGATCTGGGTATTGACCGGACCATGGCCAGTTGCCATACCGTCGAGGTCGGCCCTTACACGGTGATCGGCCACATGCCAGTGGAAGTGATCGAACAGCTACTGGACGAGCGGCCTGCGATCCGCGGCATCACCCTTCCGGGCATGCCCGTCGGCTCGCCCGGTATGCCCGGCGAGCAGCAGGAGCCGTGGACCATCTACCGGATCACCGCGGATGCCAAGGAGCCGGAGGTGTGGGGGCAATACTAG
- a CDS encoding AI-2E family transporter — translation MGSVDDCFDNAMVESYFATLERELLDRRRFRNPTEARLEVFRFIEGWYKPHRRSPCTSPSGGHVPMSLQIRYRAPAPAGALWLIAIILLVAALYWLRPLAAPIAFSLFLIALVWPLYRHNAARGRAQRGLALVGCVLLVLAGALALLALAGYAIRTVADGLGVYGPQLQSSYRAAVLWLEAQGIAAPTGSAQFSPTNMFHVIHQAAAQLNAILAFLALTLIFMIMGLLEVDTLRRRLPYAVGAALAERLVRAFQALAHKLRRYMLVRSVISAITGLLTWLLAVLLGLDLAVAWGTLAFALNFIPFVGSIIAVFPPALFAVAQFDGWLQPLLVLTGMGLIQFSIGNFLDPKLEGRILTLSPFAVIFSVFFWGVIWGIPGAFMGVPLTIALATICGQFRATGWVSRLLSPAESGTRLDEGT, via the coding sequence ATGGGGTCGGTCGATGATTGCTTCGACAACGCCATGGTGGAGAGCTACTTCGCCACCCTGGAGCGCGAACTGCTGGATCGCCGTCGGTTCCGCAATCCCACTGAGGCCCGGCTTGAGGTGTTCCGGTTCATCGAAGGCTGGTACAAGCCGCATAGGCGCTCTCCATGCACATCACCCTCGGGGGGCCACGTCCCGATGAGCCTTCAGATCAGGTATCGTGCTCCCGCGCCGGCCGGCGCGCTCTGGCTGATTGCGATCATTCTGCTCGTCGCGGCGCTGTATTGGTTGCGCCCACTCGCGGCACCGATCGCCTTCTCACTGTTCTTGATCGCCCTCGTCTGGCCACTTTATCGGCACAATGCTGCCAGGGGCCGGGCCCAGCGTGGCTTGGCGTTGGTAGGCTGCGTTCTGCTCGTACTCGCCGGCGCCTTGGCGCTGCTGGCTCTGGCCGGCTACGCCATCCGCACGGTGGCCGACGGCCTCGGCGTCTATGGCCCGCAGTTACAATCAAGCTACCGTGCGGCCGTTCTGTGGCTGGAAGCGCAAGGCATAGCGGCGCCGACGGGATCGGCCCAGTTCAGCCCGACCAATATGTTTCACGTCATTCATCAAGCCGCCGCGCAGCTCAATGCGATCCTGGCGTTTCTCGCCCTGACGTTGATCTTCATGATCATGGGCCTCCTGGAAGTCGACACGCTCCGGCGCCGTCTGCCTTACGCCGTCGGCGCCGCTCTTGCCGAGCGGCTGGTCAGGGCGTTCCAGGCCCTGGCGCATAAACTGCGCCGCTACATGCTCGTTAGATCCGTGATCAGCGCCATAACCGGCCTTCTAACCTGGTTATTGGCCGTGCTGCTGGGACTGGACCTGGCCGTAGCCTGGGGCACGCTCGCCTTTGCGCTCAACTTTATTCCCTTCGTGGGGTCGATTATCGCGGTATTTCCACCAGCCCTGTTTGCCGTAGCCCAGTTCGACGGCTGGCTACAGCCTCTGCTTGTGCTCACCGGTATGGGACTGATTCAGTTCTCGATCGGCAATTTCCTCGATCCAAAGCTTGAGGGGCGCATACTCACCCTGTCACCCTTCGCCGTCATCTTCTCGGTGTTTTTCTGGGGCGTAATCTGGGGGATTCCCGGCGCATTCATGGGAGTGCCTCTGACGATCGCCCTGGCGACGATTTGCGGCCAGTTCCGAGCGACCGGCTGGGTGAGCCGGCTGCTTTCGCCGGCCGAGAGCGGAACCCGGCTCGACGAAGGAACCTGA
- a CDS encoding ABC transporter permease, whose product MGTRLRGLLAKEFVQLLRDRIILVLILWLYTVEVVICAYALTMDVENMPFAVVDEDRTPASRSLVERFTTTDAFAYVGQAADDQAIEQWLQEGRARVALVVPQGFQRDLSRAERPAVQLLLDGTHANLAAQARGDALEIINRFAMEGLDGVPVSAGVESILRVRYNPDQTFTSFMVLSMIGLAALMVGVIYSAASIVREKEAGTIEQLRVTPIRITELFIAKVTPTLVIGLLSVFPSLLIVWWFGVPMQGSLILFLALTGLFLLSAIGLGVLIATVSHTQQQALLLAFFGLFPMMMLSGTLAPVESMPEILQAASLASPLRHYMDVILGVFLKGAGLDVLWPQALALLVSGAALLGLAAMLFRRTSAS is encoded by the coding sequence ATGGGGACACGGCTCAGGGGGTTGCTCGCCAAGGAGTTCGTGCAGCTTCTACGGGATCGCATCATTCTGGTTCTGATTCTCTGGCTGTACACCGTGGAGGTGGTGATCTGCGCCTATGCGCTGACCATGGATGTGGAAAACATGCCGTTCGCGGTGGTGGATGAAGATCGCACGCCGGCGAGTCGAAGCCTGGTGGAGCGGTTCACCACCACCGACGCGTTCGCGTATGTCGGTCAGGCCGCGGACGACCAGGCGATCGAGCAATGGCTGCAAGAGGGGCGCGCCCGGGTGGCGCTCGTGGTGCCGCAGGGGTTCCAACGCGATCTCAGTCGTGCCGAGCGACCCGCCGTTCAGTTGTTGCTGGACGGCACTCACGCCAACCTCGCGGCGCAAGCGCGAGGCGATGCGCTGGAGATCATCAACCGGTTTGCCATGGAGGGACTGGACGGCGTCCCCGTGTCTGCCGGGGTCGAGTCGATTCTGCGCGTGCGTTACAACCCCGATCAGACGTTTACCTCGTTCATGGTGTTGTCCATGATCGGCCTTGCAGCCCTTATGGTGGGCGTGATCTATTCGGCGGCGTCGATTGTCCGCGAGAAAGAGGCGGGCACCATTGAGCAGTTGCGCGTCACCCCGATTCGCATCACTGAGCTATTCATCGCCAAGGTTACGCCGACTCTGGTGATCGGCTTGCTGTCGGTCTTCCCTAGCCTGCTGATCGTGTGGTGGTTCGGGGTTCCCATGCAGGGCAGCTTGATTCTTTTCCTGGCCTTGACTGGCTTGTTCCTCCTGAGCGCAATCGGGTTGGGTGTGCTGATCGCGACTGTCAGTCACACCCAGCAGCAGGCGCTGCTGCTGGCATTTTTCGGCCTGTTCCCGATGATGATGCTATCCGGAACCCTGGCGCCTGTGGAGAGCATGCCGGAGATTCTGCAGGCCGCGTCGCTGGCAAGCCCGCTACGCCACTACATGGACGTGATTCTCGGCGTATTCCTCAAGGGGGCGGGTCTGGACGTGTTGTGGCCCCAGGCGCTGGCCCTGCTGGTGTCAGGCGCGGCACTACTGGGCCTTGCCGCGATGCTATTCCGGCGTACTTCCGCGTCCTGA
- a CDS encoding ABC transporter permease: MKRTRIAAVVGKETREIVRDRATVVVALLMPLVMLFLFGYGISMEVDDVRLGLVDQDRSPTSRALVEQFVGSGYFRLESDYATPEQGEADLRRGAVNLVVSIPPRFGERVARGEHAPVQVLVDGTYSSTANLVARYAETVIAGFGQPAEGSVRVESRVWYNPALASTVYVIPGLFGVILMALPPLLTALALTREKQSGSIQQIFASPLTAAEFLAGKLIPYGGIAFLQLLMVIVVGFVWFDVPLRGNPGLLLAVGLVYVFCTVGIGLLISTLTSSQLVAMLLALIVTLMPAFLFSGFLFPIFTMPDVMQIYTQVFPVQYFVGFSRDLVLKGAMLPELWPSALLLLAYTAVIFGFAVWRFRKKVA; encoded by the coding sequence ATGAAGCGGACCCGCATCGCCGCGGTCGTGGGCAAGGAAACCCGGGAGATCGTCCGTGACCGGGCGACCGTCGTGGTGGCGCTGCTGATGCCCCTGGTCATGCTGTTTCTGTTCGGCTACGGCATTTCCATGGAGGTGGATGATGTGCGCCTGGGCCTCGTGGATCAGGACCGTTCGCCCACGAGCCGAGCACTCGTGGAGCAGTTCGTGGGCAGTGGTTACTTCCGGCTGGAGAGCGATTACGCGACCCCGGAGCAGGGGGAGGCCGATCTGCGGCGCGGTGCGGTGAACCTGGTGGTATCCATTCCGCCACGGTTCGGGGAGCGGGTGGCACGCGGGGAGCACGCGCCGGTTCAGGTGCTGGTCGACGGCACATACTCATCCACGGCCAATCTCGTGGCCCGGTACGCCGAAACCGTAATTGCCGGGTTCGGCCAGCCAGCGGAGGGGTCCGTGCGCGTGGAATCGCGTGTGTGGTACAACCCGGCGCTCGCCAGCACGGTCTACGTCATCCCAGGGCTGTTCGGCGTCATCCTCATGGCGCTGCCGCCGCTGCTCACAGCGTTGGCCCTGACCCGCGAGAAGCAGAGCGGCTCGATCCAGCAGATTTTCGCCTCGCCGCTTACCGCCGCCGAGTTCCTGGCGGGCAAGCTGATCCCGTACGGGGGCATTGCCTTCCTGCAACTGCTCATGGTCATCGTCGTCGGTTTCGTCTGGTTCGACGTGCCGCTGCGCGGGAATCCGGGCCTGTTGCTTGCCGTGGGGCTTGTCTACGTTTTCTGTACCGTCGGCATTGGGCTGCTCATCTCGACGCTGACCAGCAGTCAGCTCGTGGCTATGCTGCTCGCCCTCATTGTCACGCTTATGCCGGCCTTCCTGTTCTCGGGGTTTCTTTTCCCGATCTTCACCATGCCCGATGTCATGCAGATCTACACGCAGGTGTTCCCGGTCCAGTACTTCGTCGGCTTCTCCCGTGACCTGGTTCTCAAGGGGGCGATGCTGCCGGAGCTCTGGCCGTCGGCGCTGCTGCTGCTGGCCTACACGGCGGTTATCTTTGGCTTTGCCGTGTGGCGTTTCCGCAAGAAGGTGGCGTGA
- a CDS encoding ATP-binding cassette domain-containing protein gives MAEGLGRRYRRSRAVENVDLTVRTGEIVGLVGPDGAGKTTLLQLLSAILDPTEGHARVLGFDTVREAAQVTSRIGYMAQGFTLYDRLSVAENLAFAASVRDVPADVFADRRQRLLAMAGLAPFTDRREGALSGGMRKKLALCANLIHEPALLLLDEPGLGVDPMSRRELWRMLEDRREQGATVVFATSYMDEAERCDRVLFLDEGRVLAQGTPSDLRALAQGNVYRVTTEQPATVEAGLRNVPGVLGVDWWADQVRVVMEASAADASGLDAHLQGTGRAEPARPGMDDVFVFLRGVTPGDAGLQGTAEVSTPAVAVSEAIIAREVTRRFGDFVAVDRVSLEVVGGEIFGLLGANGAGKTTLIRMLCGLLAPTAGMARVADADVLSAPQVLRGRIGYMSQRFSLYLDLTVAQNLAFFASAYGLSRRSARRTIPWALAICDIEPFEKELVGRLSGAVRQRVALACSILHQPSVLFLDEPTSGVDPLARSRFWRLIRLLADGGMTVLVTTHHLGEAAYCHRLGLMHEGRLIATGDLDALREQFPGRGLVSAEEIFVAFIEREQSAAAATEAAP, from the coding sequence GTGGCTGAGGGTCTGGGGCGGCGGTACCGCCGCTCCCGCGCTGTCGAGAACGTTGATCTGACCGTGCGCACCGGCGAAATCGTCGGTCTGGTCGGGCCGGACGGTGCCGGCAAGACCACGTTGCTGCAACTCCTCAGCGCGATCCTCGATCCCACCGAGGGCCATGCCCGCGTCCTGGGGTTCGACACGGTCCGTGAAGCAGCGCAGGTGACGTCCCGTATCGGCTACATGGCGCAGGGGTTCACGCTCTATGACCGCCTGAGCGTCGCGGAGAACCTGGCGTTCGCGGCGAGTGTACGTGACGTCCCGGCTGACGTATTCGCGGACCGGCGGCAGCGGTTACTGGCCATGGCCGGGCTCGCGCCGTTCACGGATCGACGCGAGGGTGCGCTGTCGGGTGGTATGCGCAAAAAGCTCGCCCTGTGCGCCAATCTCATCCACGAGCCTGCGTTACTGCTGCTCGATGAGCCGGGACTGGGCGTTGATCCCATGTCCCGGCGGGAGCTGTGGCGCATGCTCGAGGATCGCCGGGAGCAGGGCGCCACGGTTGTCTTTGCCACGTCGTACATGGACGAGGCGGAGCGATGCGATCGTGTGCTCTTTCTCGATGAAGGCCGTGTTCTTGCGCAAGGGACGCCATCGGATCTGCGTGCGTTGGCGCAGGGCAACGTCTACCGCGTCACTACGGAGCAACCCGCGACCGTCGAGGCTGGGCTGCGGAATGTGCCGGGCGTTCTGGGGGTGGACTGGTGGGCCGACCAGGTGCGCGTGGTCATGGAGGCGTCGGCCGCTGATGCGTCCGGGCTGGACGCCCATCTTCAGGGCACGGGCCGGGCAGAGCCGGCAAGGCCGGGCATGGATGACGTGTTCGTCTTTCTCCGTGGTGTCACGCCGGGTGATGCCGGGCTCCAGGGCACTGCGGAGGTGAGCACGCCCGCCGTGGCGGTGTCGGAGGCCATCATCGCCCGCGAGGTGACACGGCGTTTCGGTGATTTCGTGGCCGTGGATCGTGTCTCCCTGGAGGTCGTGGGTGGGGAGATTTTCGGTTTGCTTGGAGCCAACGGGGCCGGCAAGACCACGCTCATACGCATGCTCTGCGGCTTGCTCGCGCCCACGGCCGGCATGGCGCGTGTTGCCGACGCGGACGTCCTGTCGGCCCCGCAGGTGCTCCGGGGGCGCATTGGGTACATGTCCCAGCGTTTCTCGCTGTATCTGGACCTCACGGTGGCCCAGAACCTCGCCTTCTTCGCCAGCGCTTACGGCTTGTCGCGCCGCTCTGCGCGGCGAACAATCCCATGGGCGCTGGCGATCTGCGATATCGAGCCGTTCGAAAAGGAACTGGTGGGACGCCTGTCAGGGGCCGTCCGACAGCGGGTGGCGCTTGCGTGCAGCATTCTGCACCAACCATCGGTGCTGTTCCTCGACGAACCGACATCCGGAGTGGATCCCCTGGCGCGCTCGCGCTTCTGGCGCTTGATCCGCTTGCTTGCGGACGGCGGAATGACGGTGCTGGTGACCACCCATCACCTTGGTGAAGCGGCGTACTGCCACCGGCTGGGCCTGATGCACGAGGGACGGTTGATCGCCACGGGGGATCTCGACGCCCTGCGGGAGCAGTTCCCAGGGCGCGGCCTGGTGTCGGCAGAGGAGATTTTCGTCGCCTTCATTGAGCGGGAGCAGAGCGCCGCGGCGGCGACGGAGGCGGCACCATGA
- a CDS encoding HlyD family secretion protein: MRSAWVWTAIVLLVIAGGSYGLYLYLKPAPLPEQVLYGNGRIETTEVRVAAEVSGTVLESHLVEGKTVARGDPLVRVDDADLRLEKARVESEIEALNLERDRARRNLELWEHHEETAERQLTRLRRMLEDEAVSQSEVDQAEDGFREARARVAVAEADIAAITQRITATEHERELRANRLARARIAAPIDGTVLTRSVETGEFLQPGQPVATLVDLTRVELRVFIPGRDLGRIDLGGPVRVRVDAFPEHAFEGRIARIDQTAQFTPRDIHMPDERVRMVYGVTIDLDNPDGTLKPGMPADAWILWQDGAQWPERLFVPGS; the protein is encoded by the coding sequence ATGCGCTCAGCCTGGGTTTGGACCGCGATTGTTCTGCTCGTGATCGCCGGCGGTTCGTACGGGTTGTATCTCTATCTCAAGCCGGCTCCGCTACCGGAGCAGGTTCTGTATGGCAACGGGCGCATCGAAACCACCGAGGTCCGCGTTGCCGCCGAGGTCTCTGGGACGGTGTTGGAAAGCCATCTGGTCGAGGGTAAGACAGTTGCCAGAGGTGACCCGCTGGTCCGGGTCGACGATGCGGATCTACGGCTTGAGAAGGCCCGTGTGGAGTCCGAGATCGAGGCCCTCAACCTGGAGCGCGACCGCGCCCGGCGAAACCTGGAACTCTGGGAGCATCATGAGGAGACGGCGGAGCGGCAACTGACGCGACTGCGGCGCATGCTGGAGGACGAAGCCGTGAGTCAAAGCGAGGTGGACCAGGCTGAGGATGGGTTCCGTGAGGCGCGGGCGCGTGTTGCCGTGGCCGAGGCGGACATCGCCGCGATCACTCAAAGGATCACGGCGACCGAGCACGAGCGCGAGTTGCGCGCCAACCGTCTTGCTCGAGCCCGAATAGCGGCGCCGATTGACGGCACGGTGCTGACCCGGTCGGTGGAAACCGGTGAGTTCCTGCAGCCAGGGCAACCGGTGGCCACTTTGGTGGATCTGACGCGGGTCGAGCTCAGGGTCTTCATCCCGGGACGCGACCTCGGGCGCATCGATCTTGGCGGCCCGGTGCGTGTGCGCGTGGATGCCTTTCCCGAGCACGCTTTCGAGGGTCGGATCGCACGTATCGACCAGACCGCGCAGTTCACGCCGCGGGATATCCACATGCCGGATGAACGCGTGCGCATGGTCTACGGCGTGACCATCGATCTCGATAATCCAGACGGGACGCTCAAGCCGGGCATGCCGGCGGATGCCTGGATTCTCTGGCAGGACGGGGCGCAATGGCCGGAACGGCTTTTCGTTCCGGGGAGCTAG